A window of Bombus huntii isolate Logan2020A chromosome 12, iyBomHunt1.1, whole genome shotgun sequence genomic DNA:
TAAGGTGTGTAACTATTACCAGAAGATGCCGGTGTCTTTATAGGAGATATGCCTTGAGGCGACCGATGCTTGTCCAAGTTATCGCCTACAGGTATCTCAGGAGCCGACTGCGACGTATGAGCCATTGGAAGTTGAAATCGTGTTGTCTTAATCAAACGTGCTGTTCTTTCCTCACATTTGTCCTCATTTTCTTCACTGTAACATCTCTGTTTCACAAATGACACTGGTGTACTGAATGCAACTCTTCCGCTTTCTTGTACTTTAGCAATATCAGTACTATTGTTAGTTTGTTTTATCGATTCAGAGATAGTAGAATTGATCGGACTCCTAGAAAATATGCAACCACGATTCTTTCGTTTTGGTGTTTTGTCAAGATCTAAATCTATTGCATTTAATTCACATGTTAGGCCTGTTGTTACACTTGCAGCTCTTTTTCGTTTCGCGCCTCTAGTAAGCGTACATGTACTTAATGGACTAATATGAGGGAGAGGTTGCTGAGATTGTTCAGCCTCTAGCGTGGATTCGTCCTCATCTTCTAAATTTTGATTCAATTGACTATTCACTCGAACCGAAGTCGCTTCGCATGTATGATAACTCCCAGAGCTACTTTCTTGGTCATAGTCGATGTTCTCAACAATAACATTTTTCTGATGTTTCGTTAACTGAAGATCTTCTGCTGATTGAAAAGGAGTAATACCAGACACTAGGGAATAATCTCCTGACGTGACAATGGAAGAAGCTACCGAAATCGGTGATACTTGGGTTTTGGTACAATTTTGTTGCAGAGCAGAAAGTAAATTAACACCAGGTGTACTTCTATCGCTAAGATTAGATTCACTCGTGGATTTTTGTCCAGAACCAAAAGATAAATGCGACGTCAATGAAAGAAGCTGTCCAGGAGTCCTAGCGCAAAGACTAGGTGTGCAATTAACTAAATCCGATATTTCGAGATCTCTATGTAAAGATATTTTACTAAGCCCAAAATCTGTCAGCTTGACATGTCCTTCTTTCGACAAGAGCATATTATCTGGTTTTAAATCCCTATGTACAATTCCATGGGAATGAAGATATTCCAAAGCAAGACATACTTCTGCAGTATAGAAAGCTGCCATGGACTCTTCCATGTAACCATATACACCAAGCAAGCTTTTAAGATCCCCACCCACCATGTATTCCATTACTAAATAAATGCTACTAACGGATTgcaatgaataaaataattgtacacAATATGGACTATGTGTTAAAGCTAATGCATTCCTTTCAATGATCACTTGCGAAGCCATATTCTTATTTATCATCTCATTTTTCTTCATTACTTTAATAGCATATACTTTTTCAGAGTTTGATTTTTTATATCCAAGGAAAACTTTGCCAAATGCGCCACGGCTAATTGGTTTCACGATCTTAAAATCCTGTATTTCTGGTACCTAAACAGTAAATACAATATCAAGTAGTAAAGTCAGTTTtgatatttaaacaatactgattaaataataatatatatttacctttGCTGTGGGATTAACAATTTTAGATATGGTGTTAAAGATAGAATTGTTGATTTGCCTGCTTGCCGATCCCTGTTGCGGCGTACACTCCCCAGATAGTATTTCACGTTCACTTTCTGAGTCATTGTAATTTGCACAAGAATTTTCGTCGTCTGTTTCATTAATTTGTTCATTACCATTTAGACGTAAATTTGGCGAATCAATCGCCGCTTcttccatttaaaaaaataacctAACTTAATTCCAACGAATTACAAACTTACGTaacgaaatttaaaatatcgaaacttcgatttataaaataattcggCAATACAAAAAGACTGAAGTTTTATTCatcgttattctacattttatgTCTTCCACTTATGTACGTAAATTAACTTTAACGGTTATCTGACATATTTGAAAATCAACATCTGTGCGACCACGTGACAAGAAAGTACATTGTTGAATACTTCAAGCGGCTTGAAGTAATCAGAACTGCCAACGATAATTCTTTCTTACTAActaacgttatataatataaactaAATGTACTTAATGACTAACAGCAAATTTTACTATGGttagaaaaaataatgaatttaaatttattatatacatcACAATCaatggattttttaataatatttttgtgtgCATAGGAACTTCCGTCATCTTGAAACGGTTGCACTGAAGACGTACAATTCCCGCCAtaaaattttttgtatttgCAGCAGCTCAAGAGCTCTGCAATTGTGAACGAACAACAGTCGTTGCTCGATGTATAGt
This region includes:
- the LOC126872119 gene encoding serine/threonine-protein kinase greatwall; its protein translation is MEEAAIDSPNLRLNGNEQINETDDENSCANYNDSESEREILSGECTPQQGSASRQINNSIFNTISKIVNPTAKVPEIQDFKIVKPISRGAFGKVFLGYKKSNSEKVYAIKVMKKNEMINKNMASQVIIERNALALTHSPYCVQLFYSLQSVSSIYLVMEYMVGGDLKSLLGVYGYMEESMAAFYTAEVCLALEYLHSHGIVHRDLKPDNMLLSKEGHVKLTDFGLSKISLHRDLEISDLVNCTPSLCARTPGQLLSLTSHLSFGSGQKSTSESNLSDRSTPGVNLLSALQQNCTKTQVSPISVASSIVTSGDYSLVSGITPFQSAEDLQLTKHQKNVIVENIDYDQESSSGSYHTCEATSVRVNSQLNQNLEDEDESTLEAEQSQQPLPHISPLSTCTLTRGAKRKRAASVTTGLTCELNAIDLDLDKTPKRKNRGCIFSRSPINSTISESIKQTNNSTDIAKVQESGRVAFSTPVSFVKQRCYSEENEDKCEERTARLIKTTRFQLPMAHTSQSAPEIPVGDNLDKHRSPQGISPIKTPASSGNSYTPYRTPKSVRRAGVNRSDDRILGTPDYLAPELLLKQGHGYAVDWWALGVCLFEFCTGVPPFNDETPQAVFSNILARDIPWPEEEEALSTAAVEAIDALLTLDQYERPSAQEVRVMKLFQNFAWDEPLKATPPFIPQPDDNYDTCYFQARNIMQHLNVSNCDT